One genomic segment of Methanocella sp. includes these proteins:
- a CDS encoding replication factor C large subunit: protein MSEESRLDWAEKYRPVSLSDVVGNDAAVKALKKWAESFDSGKKAAILYGGPGIGKTSAALALAHDMGWDYIEMNASDQRTKDAINKVAGSASKTGTFGGTNERRLLILDEADNLHGNYDRGGEAAIINVIKNTNQPIVLIANDFYALSKPLRDAAEPIQFRALLSSSIARVLKKVCMAENIRCQPDALMKIAERTNDMRSAINDLQAAAMGQDEVTLADVTTGERDVPESIFKVMGLIFRGDDPERARRAVMELDESPEDLVGWVDENLPREYRDDDLERGFDVLSKADMFLGRVRRRMDYGMWRYASFMMVAGVNRARKHRYGGYTRYSAPTYWQKLGRARGSRAVRDSLAGKIGGYCHASRREARAVYIPLLRILFQDEDYAVGITARLRLEEDDIAFLMEAEKSSKKVEKIYEKSRDLIEKEVEQEIDAFARFAPKESAKIEPVVEEAPKPKRKRKTARDGGDVEKAPVIIEPMPEEPKKEEAPAEPKSQRTLFDF from the coding sequence ATGAGCGAAGAGTCCCGCCTGGACTGGGCCGAGAAATACAGGCCGGTATCCCTTTCGGATGTTGTAGGCAACGACGCCGCCGTGAAAGCCCTAAAGAAGTGGGCAGAGTCATTCGACTCTGGAAAGAAGGCCGCCATCCTCTACGGGGGCCCGGGCATCGGCAAGACGTCGGCCGCGTTAGCGCTGGCCCACGACATGGGCTGGGACTACATCGAGATGAACGCCTCGGACCAGCGGACAAAGGATGCGATAAATAAAGTCGCCGGCTCGGCATCGAAGACGGGCACTTTCGGCGGCACGAACGAGAGGCGCCTGCTTATTCTGGACGAGGCCGATAACCTGCACGGCAATTACGACCGGGGCGGCGAGGCGGCCATCATCAACGTCATAAAGAACACGAACCAGCCGATAGTCCTCATCGCGAACGACTTTTATGCCCTATCGAAGCCGCTGCGGGATGCGGCAGAGCCCATACAGTTCCGGGCTTTATTGAGCTCTTCAATCGCCAGAGTACTCAAAAAGGTCTGCATGGCCGAGAACATCAGGTGCCAGCCGGACGCCCTCATGAAGATCGCGGAGAGGACGAACGACATGCGGTCTGCCATCAACGACCTCCAGGCCGCGGCCATGGGCCAGGATGAGGTGACGCTCGCCGACGTTACGACGGGCGAGCGGGACGTGCCCGAGTCCATATTCAAGGTCATGGGGCTGATATTCCGGGGCGACGACCCGGAGAGGGCCCGCCGGGCGGTCATGGAACTGGACGAGAGCCCCGAGGACCTGGTGGGATGGGTGGACGAGAACCTGCCCCGGGAGTACCGGGATGACGACCTGGAGAGGGGCTTTGACGTGCTATCGAAGGCCGACATGTTCCTGGGACGGGTGAGGCGGCGCATGGACTACGGCATGTGGCGCTACGCCTCCTTCATGATGGTGGCTGGCGTGAACAGGGCCCGGAAGCATCGCTATGGCGGCTACACCCGCTATAGCGCACCGACCTACTGGCAGAAGCTGGGCCGGGCCAGGGGCAGCCGGGCCGTCCGGGACTCGCTCGCCGGGAAGATCGGCGGCTACTGCCACGCGTCCAGAAGAGAGGCCCGTGCCGTCTATATACCGCTCCTGCGCATCCTGTTCCAGGACGAGGATTATGCCGTCGGCATCACGGCCAGGCTCAGGCTCGAGGAGGACGATATCGCCTTTCTCATGGAGGCGGAAAAGTCCTCGAAAAAGGTCGAAAAGATCTATGAGAAGTCCAGGGACCTCATCGAGAAGGAGGTCGAGCAAGAGATCGACGCTTTCGCCAGGTTCGCCCCGAAAGAAAGCGCCAAAATCGAGCCGGTGGTCGAGGAAGCGCCGAAGCCGAAGCGGAAGCGCAAGACCGCAAGGGACGGCGGCGATGTAGAAAAAGCTCCTGTCATCATCGAGCCAATGCCCGAAGAGCCTAAAAAAGAAGAAGCCCCTGCGGAGCCGAAAAGTCAGCGCACATTATTCGACTTTTGA